One segment of Pseudomonas sp. FP2196 DNA contains the following:
- the tyrS gene encoding tyrosine--tRNA ligase, with protein sequence MKSVEEQLALIKRGAEELLVESELIEKLKRGQPLRIKAGFDPTAPDLHLGHTVLINKLRQFQDLGHQVIFLIGDFTGMIGDPSGKSATRPPLTREQVLENAETYKTQVFKILDPAKTEVAFNSTWMDQMGPADFIRLTSQYTVARMLERDDFDKRYTTNQPIAIHEFLYPLVQGYDSVALRADVELGGTDQKFNLLMGRELQRGYGQEAQCILTMPLLEGLDGVKKMSKSLGNYVGIQEAPGVMYSKLVSIPDALMWRYFELLSFRSMDEINAFRADVEAGANPRDIKIKLAEEIVARFHGEEAAANAHRAAGNRMKDGELPDDLPEIELASAEDMPIAAVLNKAGLVKNSAAARDLLASGGVRVDGEVVDRSFICVVGATHVCQAGKKAFARITLKSE encoded by the coding sequence ATGAAGTCGGTTGAAGAGCAGCTAGCGCTGATTAAACGTGGTGCGGAAGAACTGTTGGTTGAGTCCGAGCTGATCGAAAAGCTCAAGCGTGGCCAACCGCTGCGTATCAAGGCTGGTTTCGATCCAACCGCTCCGGATCTGCACTTGGGTCACACCGTGCTTATTAATAAGCTTCGCCAGTTCCAGGATCTGGGGCATCAGGTGATCTTCCTTATAGGTGATTTCACCGGGATGATCGGTGATCCGAGTGGCAAAAGCGCAACTCGTCCTCCGCTGACTCGCGAGCAGGTTCTCGAAAACGCTGAAACCTACAAGACTCAGGTTTTCAAGATTCTTGATCCGGCGAAAACCGAAGTTGCCTTCAACTCCACCTGGATGGATCAGATGGGGCCGGCGGACTTCATTCGTCTGACTTCGCAATACACTGTCGCTCGTATGCTTGAGCGTGATGACTTCGACAAGCGCTACACCACCAATCAGCCGATCGCTATTCACGAGTTCCTCTATCCGCTGGTTCAGGGTTACGACTCGGTCGCTCTGCGTGCGGACGTCGAGTTGGGCGGTACCGATCAGAAGTTCAACTTGCTGATGGGGCGCGAGCTGCAGCGTGGTTATGGTCAAGAAGCTCAGTGCATTCTGACCATGCCGCTGCTCGAGGGGCTGGATGGCGTCAAGAAGATGTCCAAATCGTTGGGCAACTATGTCGGCATTCAGGAAGCTCCGGGCGTCATGTACAGCAAGCTGGTTTCGATTCCGGATGCGCTGATGTGGCGCTACTTCGAATTGCTCAGCTTCCGCTCCATGGATGAGATCAATGCGTTCCGCGCTGATGTGGAGGCGGGTGCTAATCCGCGTGACATCAAGATCAAGCTGGCGGAAGAGATCGTTGCGCGCTTCCATGGTGAGGAGGCTGCGGCTAATGCTCATCGTGCAGCGGGTAACCGTATGAAGGATGGTGAGTTGCCGGATGATCTGCCGGAAATCGAATTGGCATCTGCTGAGGATATGCCGATCGCTGCCGTCCTTAATAAAGCAGGGCTGGTGAAGAACTCTGCGGCGGCGCGCGATCTGCTCGCTTCCGGTGGTGTGCGTGTAGATGGTGAGGTCGTTGATCGTTCCTTTATATGCGTAGTGGGTGCGACCCATGTTTGCCAGGCTGGCAAGAAGGCTTTTGCACGCATCACGCTGAAATCTGAATAA